In Bacteroidota bacterium, a single window of DNA contains:
- a CDS encoding type II toxin-antitoxin system RelE/ParE family toxin yields the protein MYFIEKTIEFDKWFRKLNDLRAKAKILLRLQKLENEEHFGDCKPVGNGISELKINYAKGYRIYFKETDGKIIILLIGGDKSNQQKDIEKAKELSKAYHEHHKKTKK from the coding sequence ATGTACTTTATTGAAAAAACGATAGAATTTGACAAGTGGTTCAGAAAGTTGAATGACTTGCGAGCCAAAGCGAAGATTTTGTTACGACTTCAAAAATTAGAAAATGAAGAACATTTTGGAGACTGCAAACCTGTCGGAAACGGAATTAGTGAATTGAAAATAAATTATGCAAAAGGTTACAGAATTTATTTCAAAGAAACTGACGGGAAAATTATCATTCTCCTAATTGGTGGCGACAAATCAAACCAACAGAAAGACATTGAAAAAGCAAAAGAATTAAGCAAAGCGTATCACGAACACCATAAAAAAACAAAAAAATAA
- a CDS encoding putative addiction module antidote protein, whose translation METSKFDIADYLDSNEMITEYLNTVLEEGNDTQIVTAIGHIAKAIGMTKIAEETGMSRPSLYKALSDGSKPQFSTIMKVLKAIGGQIRIHPMST comes from the coding sequence ATGGAAACATCAAAATTTGACATAGCAGACTATTTAGACAGTAATGAAATGATTACTGAATATCTAAATACCGTTTTGGAAGAAGGAAATGACACACAAATTGTAACCGCAATCGGACACATTGCTAAAGCAATTGGTATGACTAAAATAGCCGAAGAAACAGGAATGAGCAGACCAAGTTTGTACAAAGCATTATCGGACGGTTCAAAACCACAATTTTCAACTATTATGAAAGTTTTAAAAGCAATCGGTGGGCAAATACGAATACATCCGATGTCTACATAA